The genomic DNA tagaaaaaaaagtgtacCACAAATTTATTTTCCTAGAGTATATATCTATTAATGCTTCTGTTTCTGGGTGTAGAGGTAATCAATGTGAGCTGCAAGTGTCCTTCTCATCAAGCATTCATCTTCTCCAATTCCCTCACATGAGTCATCGATCTCCATAGCCTTCTCATTTTCAACACCCTGCGGAATTTCCAACACCACGCACATGTGAAAaacatcaatatatatgtattatatctTCTTGCACGAAGTAATAACAAAACACGGTATGAGTTAATTTCGACAAAATAGACGTTTCTGGttattattatctttaatttgttttcgGGTGTGCTATGCGCTACGGTAGACCCCATTGTTTTTTA from Punica granatum isolate Tunisia-2019 chromosome 2, ASM765513v2, whole genome shotgun sequence includes the following:
- the LOC116194381 gene encoding phytosulfokines-like; its protein translation is MFPKLITFFMVALILFSTISHAASRPEPAFREVDSQHEGVENEKAMEIDDSCEGIGEDECLMRRTLAAHIDYLYTQKQKH